One genomic window of bacterium includes the following:
- a CDS encoding ATP-binding cassette domain-containing protein yields MIEFRNIYKKYGSNVIFDGFTEAIQTGEFVFLVGASGSGKSTLFKMLIKAETPDSGNILIDGYDLNDLRNPQLPMLRRQIAVIFQDFKLVPNKTVYENLEFAIRVQNIKINIPAKINELLDLVSLQHRKDALPKQLSGGEKQRVAIARAMSTDPKILLADEPTGNLDPQSTWQIVKLLDEINETGTTVIMATHDPEIVDTVNTRIIHLGSDNKAENKTKQYKEEVMNDFANEGRRFLYTEPDSKASTDIDNFESTYFANDFTSSDVQQPQDESFEGKMREAETRQEANSRFAQTENIRPENVKGSLLNETQENKHEDRASEFEKSFATKRSIFGSNLTERKPASPNTNQKQNYSSTLTSNNHVKKPKNDMSLNKDRKHNERKSDDKPKIDKNSIENKSYSIAENQNVPHKQFQNTSLARFKSIFSKNKVTSDTVDKKISIDIVEPTTQTKESHTSKHYQGFTYTTTKVSQISNDNVDELEVLDLPEDIKRTLRINRVRTIRQLKLMSEFELNKLVGSLNTWKVKKAIEKVRL; encoded by the coding sequence ATGATCGAATTTCGAAACATATATAAAAAGTATGGAAGCAATGTGATATTTGATGGCTTTACAGAAGCTATTCAAACTGGAGAGTTTGTCTTTTTGGTAGGAGCGTCTGGATCAGGTAAATCTACATTGTTCAAAATGCTAATTAAGGCAGAAACTCCAGATAGTGGCAATATTTTGATTGATGGGTATGATCTAAATGATTTAAGAAATCCTCAATTACCCATGCTTAGAAGACAAATAGCAGTGATTTTCCAAGACTTCAAACTTGTCCCAAACAAAACTGTTTATGAGAATTTGGAATTTGCTATTAGAGTTCAAAATATAAAGATAAATATTCCAGCAAAAATAAACGAACTTTTGGATCTAGTTTCATTACAACACAGAAAAGACGCTCTGCCAAAGCAACTTTCGGGAGGAGAAAAGCAAAGAGTGGCAATAGCTAGAGCTATGAGTACGGATCCGAAAATTCTGCTAGCTGATGAACCAACTGGCAACCTAGATCCTCAATCGACTTGGCAGATTGTGAAATTGCTTGATGAGATAAATGAAACTGGAACAACTGTAATTATGGCGACTCATGATCCTGAGATAGTAGATACTGTAAACACTAGAATTATCCATCTTGGATCAGACAATAAAGCTGAAAATAAAACAAAACAATATAAAGAAGAGGTGATGAATGATTTTGCAAATGAAGGTAGAAGGTTTCTATATACCGAGCCTGACTCAAAAGCAAGTACAGATATAGATAATTTTGAATCTACTTACTTTGCTAATGATTTTACTTCATCTGATGTACAGCAACCACAAGACGAATCTTTTGAAGGTAAAATGCGAGAGGCTGAGACTAGGCAGGAAGCAAATTCTAGATTTGCTCAAACCGAAAACATAAGACCTGAAAATGTCAAAGGTAGCTTACTGAACGAAACACAAGAAAATAAGCATGAAGATAGAGCAAGTGAATTTGAGAAAAGTTTTGCAACAAAGCGAAGTATATTCGGAAGTAATTTGACAGAGAGAAAACCAGCTTCACCTAACACAAATCAGAAACAAAATTACAGCTCAACTTTGACTAGTAATAATCATGTCAAAAAGCCAAAGAATGACATGTCGTTGAATAAGGACCGTAAACATAATGAGAGGAAATCAGATGATAAACCAAAAATCGATAAGAATTCTATAGAAAATAAGTCATACTCTATAGCTGAAAATCAGAATGTACCACACAAGCAATTTCAAAATACTTCACTAGCTAGATTCAAAAGTATTTTTAGCAAAAACAAAGTAACTTCTGATACTGTGGACAAAAAGATCAGCATCGACATAGTAGAACCGACAACTCAAACAAAAGAGTCACATACAAGCAAACATTATCAAGGCTTCACTTATACTACAACGAAAGTTTCACAAATTTCAAATGACAATGTCGATGAACTTGAAGTTCTTGATTTGCCAGAAGATATAAAAAGAACACTAAGGATAAATAGAGTTCGGACCATTCGACAACTGAAACTAATGAGCGAATTTGAGCTAAATAAACTTGTTGGAAGTTTGAATACTTGGAAAGTGAAGAAGGCTATAGAGAAAGTCAGATTGTAA
- a CDS encoding serine hydroxymethyltransferase, whose product MNIKSDPQLEKLINLEEKRQSETWSLIASENEMFDEVREILGSKLNNKYSEGYAGKRYYNGNQFIDEIENLAISRTCEGFGANFANVQSYSGSPANQAIYKALLNPGDTVLGFDLNCGGHLTHGASVNFSGSYYNSITYKVDPQTELIDFEEVRKLAYEYKPKLIICGTTAYSREIDFQKFKEIATEVGAFLLADISHISGLIISNLHPSPVGIADVMMSTTHKQLRGPRGAVILSNSEEIMTKINKAVFPGLQGGPHNSTTAAIALCMKKVNSREYKDYCKRIVENRKVMQDVFVDNEIQVVSGGSDNHLLVLKVGTGRGRQVADELEKLGIIINANTIPFDPSSPFKPSGIRIGTPWITSRNIDSEKLTELTTKIVEIVKSTNI is encoded by the coding sequence ATGAACATAAAAAGCGACCCACAACTTGAAAAGTTAATTAATCTTGAAGAAAAAAGACAATCTGAAACTTGGTCATTGATAGCTTCAGAAAATGAAATGTTTGATGAGGTTCGAGAAATTTTGGGAAGCAAGTTGAATAATAAATACTCAGAGGGTTACGCAGGCAAAAGATACTACAATGGAAATCAGTTTATAGATGAAATTGAGAATCTTGCAATTTCTAGAACTTGTGAAGGTTTCGGAGCAAATTTTGCAAATGTGCAAAGTTATTCAGGAAGTCCTGCAAACCAAGCAATTTATAAAGCACTACTAAATCCTGGTGATACAGTTTTAGGTTTTGACTTAAATTGTGGAGGACATTTGACTCATGGAGCAAGTGTGAATTTTTCAGGAAGTTACTATAACTCTATAACTTATAAAGTAGATCCTCAAACTGAACTAATTGACTTTGAAGAAGTCAGAAAGTTAGCTTATGAGTATAAGCCAAAGCTGATAATCTGTGGAACAACTGCATATAGTCGTGAAATAGACTTTCAAAAGTTCAAGGAAATTGCAACTGAAGTTGGTGCTTTTTTGCTTGCAGATATTTCTCATATTTCAGGTCTTATTATTTCAAATCTTCACCCTAGTCCAGTTGGAATTGCAGATGTTATGATGAGTACAACTCATAAACAACTTAGAGGTCCAAGAGGAGCTGTGATTTTGAGTAATAGTGAAGAAATTATGACAAAAATAAACAAGGCAGTTTTTCCAGGCCTTCAAGGTGGACCGCATAATAGTACAACTGCTGCAATTGCTCTTTGTATGAAGAAAGTTAACAGTCGAGAATACAAAGATTATTGCAAACGAATTGTAGAAAACAGGAAAGTTATGCAAGATGTATTTGTGGATAATGAAATTCAAGTTGTTAGCGGTGGATCTGATAATCATCTCTTGGTTTTGAAAGTAGGAACGGGCAGAGGAAGGCAAGTTGCTGATGAACTTGAAAAGCTTGGAATAATCATAAATGCAAATACAATTCCATTTGATCCAAGTAGTCCTTTTAAGCCAAGTGGCATAAGAATCGGAACCCCATGGATTACAAGTAGAAATATAGATAGTGAAAAGTTGACTGAATTGACAACCAAAATTGTAGAAATTGTGAAAAGTACAAATATCTAA
- a CDS encoding DNA translocase FtsK, which translates to MGRKKAPQVVKYDITEVNIVFGIFIFILGIIVLLSYFAPVDSGKILVTIGKFLGISTFPLSFLLINISLKKLGFSYAANQNLSSFFQFILFFLIGSYEYLGNFASYSCKFVSGSLDILTFLGNCHVGYFLGGFLADALGNFLAKFILVITMILVASLSFNLSLANIWVKILKIFEMIAKIFSSIYDQIKGLFLATNLYIEQKKAARETKLVSEDEIDDEDEEDRIINSKYWQNNEKDIEPLKPNHNQYNNEAKEPPWKELARQKSVNLDVDKKNLQVDKAINYIEGDEDPSDLTKELAENATSEEALQNLVLKFSDWINPPVSELDKYELPKQDRKEIERNSEIIERSFRSFGINVKVQRELCKIGPSVSQYVVAIAEGVTVDSIKRRSSDLKSHLSAVGEIRMQQIDGTPYIGIEVPNKVRNIVRFREMMETLSKSYKSHKLGVTLGKAIDGSTVVYDLQKMPHLLIAGTTGSGKSILTNTLLMSLLMTKSPDELRLIIVDPKKVDFADYDGIPHLLTPLITGETDKVMNAIKWSVEEMDRRYTILAEARVKNISEYNDVMGFSAMPFIVIIIDEVADLMMTTGKAFEGEVTRIAQKARAVGIHLILATQRPSVNVITGILKGNLPAHVALRVNSNTDSRVVLDQPGAEDLLGNGDMLAQIESNKVRRLQGAFISGDEIKRIVAFIKEQYESYSNEPNYLESVNSSQKWDSQRKSFVEYSQGENIPSDSDLSVEKIEVLKIIKRAGKASASLLQTHMKIGYNKSSRLVAELQEEGFLGENLGGTKGYTINWDKVNEYTADSEPVGFTSKAEDSIYGDMDELEGIASVNR; encoded by the coding sequence ATGGGACGGAAAAAAGCACCTCAAGTTGTCAAATACGACATTACAGAAGTAAATATAGTTTTTGGTATATTTATATTCATATTAGGAATTATTGTTTTACTTTCATATTTTGCACCTGTTGATTCAGGAAAGATTTTGGTAACTATTGGTAAATTTCTTGGTATTTCAACATTCCCATTGTCATTTCTGCTTATAAATATTTCCCTAAAGAAATTAGGTTTTTCTTATGCTGCAAATCAAAATTTATCTAGTTTCTTTCAGTTTATACTTTTTTTCCTTATTGGAAGTTATGAATATTTAGGCAACTTTGCTTCCTATAGTTGTAAATTTGTTTCAGGTTCACTTGATATTCTTACCTTTTTGGGTAATTGTCATGTAGGCTATTTTCTTGGCGGATTTTTGGCAGATGCTTTGGGAAATTTTCTTGCTAAATTTATTCTCGTCATTACGATGATTTTAGTAGCGTCATTATCTTTCAATTTATCTCTTGCAAATATCTGGGTCAAAATCTTGAAGATTTTTGAGATGATAGCCAAGATATTCTCTTCAATCTATGATCAGATCAAAGGCTTGTTTCTAGCAACTAATTTGTATATCGAACAAAAGAAAGCTGCGCGTGAGACAAAACTAGTAAGCGAAGATGAGATAGATGATGAAGATGAAGAAGACAGGATCATAAACTCAAAGTATTGGCAAAATAACGAAAAAGATATTGAACCTCTTAAGCCTAATCACAATCAATACAACAATGAAGCTAAAGAGCCGCCATGGAAAGAATTGGCAAGGCAAAAATCGGTTAACCTTGATGTTGATAAGAAGAATTTGCAAGTAGATAAAGCTATCAATTACATCGAAGGTGATGAAGATCCGTCTGACCTTACTAAAGAATTAGCAGAAAATGCAACAAGTGAAGAAGCTCTGCAAAACTTAGTTTTGAAATTTAGTGATTGGATAAATCCACCTGTTTCAGAACTTGATAAGTACGAACTTCCAAAACAAGATAGAAAGGAAATTGAAAGAAACTCTGAAATTATTGAAAGATCGTTTAGATCTTTTGGTATAAATGTGAAAGTACAAAGAGAATTATGTAAGATAGGTCCATCTGTATCACAGTATGTAGTAGCTATAGCAGAGGGAGTTACTGTCGATTCGATCAAAAGGCGTTCTAGTGATTTGAAGTCGCACCTATCTGCAGTAGGTGAAATCAGAATGCAACAAATTGATGGAACTCCGTATATAGGGATAGAGGTGCCAAACAAAGTGAGGAATATAGTTAGATTTAGAGAAATGATGGAAACACTTTCTAAAAGTTATAAATCTCATAAATTAGGTGTCACTCTAGGTAAAGCTATAGATGGTTCAACGGTTGTCTATGACTTACAAAAAATGCCTCATTTACTTATAGCTGGTACTACTGGTTCTGGGAAATCTATTTTGACAAATACGCTTCTGATGAGTCTGCTTATGACAAAAAGTCCTGACGAACTTAGATTGATTATTGTTGATCCTAAGAAAGTTGACTTTGCTGACTATGATGGTATACCGCACTTGCTAACTCCACTTATAACTGGTGAAACTGATAAAGTTATGAATGCTATCAAGTGGTCGGTTGAAGAAATGGATAGAAGATATACGATACTTGCTGAAGCACGTGTCAAAAATATATCTGAATACAATGATGTAATGGGATTTTCAGCTATGCCATTTATAGTTATCATTATAGACGAGGTTGCTGATCTGATGATGACTACAGGAAAAGCATTTGAAGGAGAAGTTACTAGAATTGCCCAAAAGGCAAGAGCAGTCGGAATTCACCTAATACTTGCTACACAAAGACCTAGTGTCAATGTCATAACTGGTATTTTGAAAGGTAATCTTCCAGCGCATGTAGCACTTAGGGTCAATAGCAATACTGATTCTAGGGTTGTTCTTGATCAACCTGGCGCAGAAGATCTTTTGGGAAATGGAGATATGTTGGCACAAATAGAATCAAACAAAGTCAGGAGATTGCAGGGTGCGTTCATTTCTGGTGATGAGATCAAAAGAATTGTCGCATTTATCAAGGAACAATATGAATCTTACTCAAATGAACCTAACTACTTAGAAAGTGTGAATTCATCTCAGAAGTGGGATTCGCAACGAAAGTCCTTTGTAGAATATTCACAAGGTGAAAATATTCCAAGCGATAGTGATCTTTCAGTTGAAAAGATTGAGGTATTGAAAATCATCAAAAGAGCTGGGAAAGCTTCAGCCTCGCTTTTGCAAACACATATGAAGATAGGTTACAACAAATCTTCTAGGTTGGTAGCAGAGCTTCAAGAAGAAGGATTTCTTGGCGAAAACTTAGGTGGGACAAAGGGCTATACAATTAATTGGGATAAAGTGAATGAGTATACTGCTGATAGTGAACCGGTAGGATTTACTAGCAAAGCTGAAGATTCAATTTATGGAGATATGGATGAACTAGAAGGTATTGCAAGTGTAAATAGATGA
- the gatA gene encoding Asp-tRNA(Asn)/Glu-tRNA(Gln) amidotransferase subunit GatA, with the protein MSILDIHKKLQNKEISSTELTQVAIDKVKKYNSEINFLNTLTDKEALEKALQVDEKMKNPFTPQNAGSFPKEAVSTESLLAGIPMTIKDVIVTKGIRTTASSKMLNTYIPQYDSTTHARLDKAGAIMIGKNNSDPFAFGASGENSGFGPTRNPVCINRITGGSSSGSAAAVKLEVGEYSIGTDTGGSIRQPAALTGLSGLKVSYGRNSRYGLIAMGSSWDTPGVLAKNTEDAWIVQKYIEGHDPKDGTSSHEPFLGQGIDTSSSEFVEKVKSELDKLKSSSIAGMKIGIPQEYFADGVDEDIKKVVLDAIKEFEIMGCELVDIQMPYTKYAVPVYYVVVPTEIASNMGRFDGIRYGGLSKEIDQNNPIDAKEALNNAQDLESFYLENRALLEPEVKRRIMIGTYTSAKGYADRYYSKAMQVRTLIKQDFDKAFEKVDVIMAPTSPVVAWGIGTKSDDPVFNYLADIFTIPVNAAGIPGLSINVGYKTTVDPAGFGKNYLGEVCMKLPIGMQIIGSRFEEDKICKFGMEWEKRNEE; encoded by the coding sequence ATGTCGATTTTGGATATTCACAAAAAACTACAAAATAAAGAAATTAGTTCAACTGAACTTACTCAAGTAGCAATTGACAAAGTCAAAAAGTATAACTCTGAAATAAATTTCCTAAATACTTTGACAGATAAAGAAGCATTAGAAAAGGCTTTGCAAGTAGATGAGAAAATGAAAAACCCATTCACCCCGCAAAATGCGGGGAGCTTCCCCAAGGAAGCAGTTAGTACAGAATCATTACTTGCTGGAATTCCGATGACAATCAAAGATGTTATAGTTACAAAGGGAATTCGAACTACTGCAAGTTCAAAAATGCTCAATACTTACATCCCTCAATATGACTCTACTACGCATGCCAGACTTGACAAAGCAGGAGCTATAATGATTGGAAAAAACAATTCTGATCCGTTTGCATTTGGTGCAAGTGGAGAAAATTCAGGGTTTGGACCAACAAGAAATCCAGTTTGTATAAACAGAATAACTGGTGGAAGCTCATCAGGATCTGCTGCTGCAGTAAAACTTGAAGTCGGAGAATATTCAATAGGAACTGACACAGGTGGTTCGATACGGCAACCTGCAGCACTTACTGGACTTTCTGGACTTAAAGTAAGCTATGGTAGAAATTCTAGGTATGGTTTGATTGCTATGGGAAGTAGTTGGGACACTCCTGGAGTTCTCGCAAAAAATACTGAAGATGCTTGGATAGTGCAGAAGTACATAGAAGGTCATGATCCAAAAGACGGGACAAGTTCACATGAACCATTTTTAGGGCAAGGCATAGATACTAGTTCATCTGAATTTGTAGAAAAAGTAAAATCAGAATTAGATAAATTGAAATCAAGCTCAATTGCTGGTATGAAGATTGGAATTCCCCAAGAATATTTTGCAGATGGAGTAGATGAAGATATCAAAAAGGTTGTTCTAGATGCGATCAAGGAGTTTGAGATTATGGGTTGTGAGCTAGTAGATATCCAGATGCCGTATACCAAGTATGCTGTCCCCGTTTACTATGTCGTAGTTCCTACTGAAATTGCAAGTAATATGGGAAGGTTTGATGGAATCAGATATGGAGGGCTTTCGAAAGAAATTGACCAAAACAATCCAATTGATGCAAAAGAGGCCTTGAATAATGCACAAGATTTAGAATCATTTTATCTTGAGAATAGAGCTTTGCTTGAACCCGAAGTGAAAAGAAGAATCATGATTGGAACTTATACTTCGGCGAAAGGTTATGCTGACAGGTATTACAGTAAAGCTATGCAAGTAAGAACGCTTATTAAACAAGATTTTGATAAAGCATTTGAGAAAGTTGATGTCATAATGGCACCTACTTCACCAGTTGTTGCTTGGGGAATTGGGACAAAAAGTGATGATCCGGTTTTCAATTATCTTGCTGATATATTCACAATTCCAGTCAATGCAGCAGGAATTCCAGGGTTATCTATAAATGTTGGTTATAAAACAACTGTTGACCCAGCTGGATTTGGGAAAAATTACTTGGGTGAAGTTTGCATGAAACTTCCGATCGGTATGCAGATAATAGGAAGTAGATTTGAAGAGGACAAAATTTGTAAGTTTGGGATGGAGTGGGAAAAGAGGAATGAAGAATAG
- the dnaG gene encoding DNA primase, with product MSDIELIKSKLNIVDVVREYVPDLKKVGRNWSALSPFRKERTASFIVNEDIGRFKDFGGDKSGDVINFIQEIEHVDFLTALQLCAKKAGIELQDHNQDKSFSKKKNDLLRLNKFASELYKYILLRNDLGYQARTYCDARGLTKEVIEKYSIGYAPKYLKLNNYISKKLGDLEIPLAESGLFVYRGQNLVDKFNDRLMFPVFDNVGQIIGFSGRTILPGDSRPKYINSPETIVFKKSNTLYNLFQGKNEIVENDFAILTEGQIDCISSTNVGIGNIVAPLGTALTVDQLKLISRYTKNLVLCLDNDEAGTKALEKGFILATEANLRVKISLLPKEYKDIDEFVRSQPDEWKSFATKSSDFFEYILKSKTINYEDPYELVRLRDKYFYFLSYLSDKTLISGYITKLSLSLDQERELLEFEFQKFIKSKKVKSHDTTQVKAGNDDLNNLQFDNSNIVKNIDIKEVYLLLVAHQYSFDVDQLKNYFLTVPPDYHKLIKFLRSDENIELSEKVAFLHLPDNIELAKKEFEKLSSYIKLNYKRSKLHDLVKDININETANSEISHELEQVNNILVF from the coding sequence TTGTCTGATATTGAACTCATAAAATCAAAATTAAATATAGTAGATGTTGTCCGAGAATATGTGCCAGATTTGAAGAAAGTCGGCAGAAACTGGTCTGCATTATCGCCTTTTCGAAAAGAGCGTACGGCAAGTTTCATTGTCAACGAAGACATCGGTAGGTTCAAAGATTTCGGAGGTGATAAATCAGGAGATGTCATTAACTTTATTCAAGAAATTGAACATGTAGACTTTCTTACTGCACTGCAGCTTTGTGCAAAAAAGGCTGGAATTGAATTGCAAGATCACAATCAAGATAAATCATTTTCAAAAAAAAAGAATGACTTACTTAGGTTAAATAAATTTGCATCTGAACTTTATAAATATATATTACTTCGTAACGATCTTGGCTATCAAGCTAGAACATATTGCGATGCGAGAGGATTAACCAAGGAAGTTATTGAGAAGTACTCCATTGGTTATGCTCCTAAGTATCTTAAATTGAATAATTATATTTCAAAAAAACTTGGTGATTTGGAGATACCACTTGCTGAATCAGGGCTGTTTGTATATAGAGGCCAAAACTTAGTTGACAAATTTAATGATAGACTGATGTTTCCTGTTTTTGATAATGTTGGACAAATCATTGGATTTTCTGGAAGGACAATTTTACCAGGAGACTCTCGACCTAAGTATATCAATTCACCTGAAACTATAGTCTTCAAGAAATCCAACACTCTATACAATTTATTTCAAGGAAAGAATGAAATTGTCGAAAATGACTTTGCAATACTTACTGAAGGTCAGATAGATTGTATCAGTTCAACCAATGTCGGAATCGGAAATATAGTAGCTCCATTAGGTACGGCTCTTACTGTAGATCAATTGAAACTTATTAGCAGGTATACAAAGAATCTTGTGCTTTGTTTGGATAATGACGAAGCAGGAACAAAGGCATTGGAAAAGGGGTTCATTCTTGCTACTGAAGCTAACTTAAGGGTAAAAATATCTCTCCTTCCAAAAGAATACAAAGATATCGATGAATTCGTACGAAGTCAACCTGATGAGTGGAAATCTTTTGCTACAAAGAGCTCAGATTTTTTTGAGTATATACTGAAAAGTAAAACTATTAATTACGAAGACCCATATGAACTAGTAAGATTAAGAGATAAATATTTTTACTTTTTATCATACTTAAGTGACAAAACACTAATATCTGGATATATAACTAAACTCTCCTTATCTCTTGATCAAGAAAGGGAATTGTTGGAATTTGAATTTCAAAAATTTATAAAGTCCAAAAAAGTAAAGTCCCATGATACAACTCAAGTTAAAGCTGGTAATGATGATCTGAATAATCTTCAATTTGATAATTCTAATATTGTTAAAAATATAGATATTAAAGAGGTTTATCTATTGCTTGTGGCACATCAATATAGTTTTGATGTGGATCAATTGAAAAACTATTTTTTGACTGTACCTCCGGATTACCATAAACTAATTAAATTCTTAAGAAGTGATGAAAATATAGAGCTTTCAGAAAAGGTTGCGTTTCTCCACTTGCCGGATAATATTGAATTGGCAAAAAAGGAATTTGAAAAACTAAGTTCATATATAAAATTAAATTATAAACGAAGTAAGTTGCATGATTTAGTCAAGGATATAAACATAAACGAAACAGCGAATTCAGAAATATCCCATGAATTGGAGCAGGTAAATAACATACTTGTTTTTTGA
- a CDS encoding ABC transporter ATP-binding protein, producing the protein MSIKDSIKKVNQVLAPSLAIKVENVSKWFFLDKDNHNTFKSRFQNFFKKNESQKTKFIALDDINFEVTKGDFFGIIGRNGSGKSTLLKMIAQIYTPNIGKILSDGKIIPFLELGVGFNPELTGQENVYLNGTILGLTAAEISSRYDKIWDFAELREFEDMQIKHYSSGMMVRLAFAIAMEAKGDIYIMDEVLAVGDAKFQEKCTSKLEEKISERSTIIFVSHDLVSIAKYCNKVLYIKDHKVAAVGEPNSVISMYQNDLIN; encoded by the coding sequence GTGTCTATCAAAGATAGTATAAAAAAAGTGAATCAAGTCTTAGCTCCAAGTTTGGCTATCAAAGTTGAAAATGTAAGTAAATGGTTTTTTCTAGATAAAGATAATCATAATACTTTCAAATCAAGGTTTCAGAATTTTTTTAAGAAAAACGAGAGTCAAAAGACTAAATTTATTGCATTAGATGATATTAATTTTGAAGTAACAAAAGGTGACTTCTTTGGTATCATTGGTAGGAATGGTTCAGGCAAATCAACGCTTTTGAAAATGATTGCCCAAATATATACTCCAAATATAGGTAAAATTTTGAGTGATGGAAAAATTATTCCTTTTTTGGAACTTGGTGTTGGGTTCAATCCAGAGTTAACGGGGCAAGAGAATGTATACTTGAACGGTACTATTTTGGGTTTAACTGCAGCGGAAATTAGCTCTAGGTATGATAAAATTTGGGACTTTGCTGAACTTCGTGAATTTGAGGATATGCAAATCAAACACTATTCTTCTGGAATGATGGTAAGGCTGGCTTTCGCAATAGCTATGGAAGCAAAAGGAGATATTTACATCATGGATGAAGTCCTTGCTGTTGGTGATGCAAAGTTTCAAGAAAAGTGTACTTCGAAATTGGAGGAGAAAATTAGCGAAAGAAGTACGATCATCTTTGTGAGTCACGATTTAGTATCTATTGCTAAATATTGCAACAAAGTTTTGTATATCAAAGATCATAAGGTTGCCGCAGTAGGAGAACCTAATAGTGTTATTTCTATGTATCAAAATGATTTAATTAATTAA
- the smpB gene encoding SsrA-binding protein SmpB, translating into MQIIFLRLKEKEIVKNKKASFDYIFLEKIEAGIILNGDEVKSILNHNVNFANSYVKMLNSGPELINCHIGYYKFAKFKTRDETERYTYRSRKLLLNKKQIAKLSLRIKRDRVTIIPIKFHINERGKIKLEIAVARGKKLFDKRQSVKERDFLRENSRNLKHN; encoded by the coding sequence TTGCAAATTATATTTTTAAGATTGAAAGAAAAAGAAATTGTAAAAAACAAAAAAGCCAGTTTTGATTATATATTTTTGGAAAAAATTGAAGCTGGTATAATTTTGAATGGAGATGAAGTTAAATCAATTCTCAATCATAATGTAAACTTTGCAAACAGCTATGTCAAGATGTTGAATTCAGGTCCAGAATTGATAAATTGTCATATTGGCTACTATAAATTCGCTAAATTTAAAACCAGAGATGAAACAGAGAGGTATACATACAGAAGTCGTAAACTCTTGCTAAATAAAAAACAAATTGCTAAACTAAGTTTACGAATCAAAAGAGACAGAGTAACAATTATTCCTATTAAATTTCACATAAATGAAAGAGGAAAAATCAAACTTGAAATTGCTGTTGCAAGAGGTAAGAAACTTTTTGATAAAAGACAAAGTGTGAAGGAAAGAGACTTTTTAAGAGAAAATAGCCGAAATCTAAAGCATAATTAA
- a CDS encoding FKBP-type peptidyl-prolyl cis-trans isomerase, with translation MFNEDNAKLVEYTLPDGTVANAKLYIVDKEVGTGTEVVDTSTVKVHYRGWLEDGTEFDKTINANGSEIKDPISFPLSGVIEGWRNGLQGMKVGGTRYLKIPAELGYGANQNGLIPANSILYFEVKLLEVL, from the coding sequence ATGTTCAACGAAGATAATGCAAAACTAGTGGAATATACTTTGCCTGATGGCACTGTAGCAAATGCAAAACTTTATATTGTTGACAAAGAGGTTGGTACAGGGACTGAAGTGGTTGATACATCTACAGTCAAGGTTCATTATAGAGGTTGGCTTGAAGATGGCACAGAATTTGATAAGACTATAAATGCAAATGGTTCAGAGATAAAAGATCCAATCAGTTTCCCATTGTCAGGTGTGATAGAGGGTTGGAGGAATGGATTACAAGGTATGAAGGTTGGTGGAACCAGGTATTTGAAGATTCCAGCTGAACTTGGATATGGTGCGAATCAAAATGGATTAATTCCTGCAAATTCAATATTATATTTTGAAGTTAAACTATTGGAAGTTTTATAA
- a CDS encoding aminoacyl-tRNA hydrolase, translating to MSNFFQLKLIVSLGNPGKKYEFTRHNAGHLVLERLESKFRDEKCEIFELKHVKFSPDVKFFKSDTFMNESGSFVAKKLKYYKIKPEELLVIHDDLDLQLSEYKLQFAIGPKVHNGILDIEQRLETKSFWRLRVGIDNRTKEQKEYTSGADYLLERFTAKELSILDHALNFKLK from the coding sequence ATGAGTAACTTTTTTCAATTAAAACTCATTGTCTCACTCGGAAATCCCGGGAAAAAGTATGAATTTACCCGTCATAATGCAGGGCATCTAGTTTTGGAAAGACTTGAATCAAAGTTTAGAGACGAAAAGTGCGAAATATTCGAACTCAAGCATGTGAAATTTAGCCCAGATGTGAAGTTTTTCAAGTCAGACACTTTCATGAATGAATCTGGTAGTTTTGTAGCTAAAAAACTAAAGTATTACAAAATAAAACCTGAAGAATTACTAGTTATCCATGATGATCTTGATTTGCAGCTTAGTGAATACAAACTTCAATTTGCGATAGGTCCGAAGGTACACAATGGCATTTTGGACATCGAACAAAGGCTCGAAACCAAAAGCTTTTGGAGACTTAGAGTCGGGATTGACAATAGAACCAAAGAACAAAAAGAATATACGAGTGGAGCTGACTATCTGCTTGAGAGGTTCACTGCCAAAGAGTTGTCGATTTTGGATCATGCTTTGAATTTTAAGTTGAAATGA